In a genomic window of Antricoccus suffuscus:
- the rfbA gene encoding glucose-1-phosphate thymidylyltransferase RfbA, translating to MKGIILAGGSGTRLHPITRATSKQLLPVYDKPMVYYPLSVLMLAGITDILLISTPHDLPSFERLLGNGADLGITLSYAEQAAPNGLAEAFIIGREHVGDDAVALVLGDNIFYGQNFSSLLQREAQNVAGCTLFGYQVTDPERYGVGESDADGKLLSLEEKPAKPKSNRAITGLYFYDNRVLDIAANLEPSDRGELEITDVNKKYLEYGDARLVDLGRGFAWLDTGTHDSLLEAGQFVQVLEHRQGVRIACPEEIAMRMKYIEPQAAYELGKALSKSEYGKYIMRVADEYQAAL from the coding sequence GTGAAGGGAATCATCCTCGCCGGCGGCAGCGGCACCCGGCTCCACCCGATCACCCGCGCCACCAGCAAGCAGCTGTTGCCGGTGTACGACAAGCCGATGGTCTACTACCCCCTGTCGGTATTGATGCTGGCCGGGATCACGGACATCCTGCTGATCTCGACCCCGCACGATCTGCCGTCGTTCGAACGGCTGCTCGGCAACGGCGCGGACCTTGGCATCACGCTCTCGTACGCCGAACAAGCCGCCCCCAACGGGCTGGCCGAGGCATTCATCATCGGCCGCGAGCACGTGGGCGACGACGCTGTGGCGCTCGTCCTCGGCGACAACATCTTCTATGGGCAGAACTTCTCCAGCCTGCTGCAGCGCGAGGCGCAAAACGTCGCCGGTTGCACGCTGTTCGGCTACCAGGTCACCGATCCCGAGCGGTACGGCGTCGGCGAGTCCGACGCCGACGGCAAGCTCTTGTCGCTTGAAGAGAAGCCCGCGAAGCCGAAGTCCAACCGCGCGATCACCGGTCTTTACTTCTACGACAACCGAGTGCTGGACATTGCCGCCAACCTCGAGCCGTCCGACAGGGGCGAGCTGGAGATCACCGACGTCAACAAAAAGTACCTCGAGTACGGCGACGCGCGGCTCGTCGACCTCGGCCGCGGCTTCGCCTGGCTGGACACCGGCACCCACGACAGTCTCCTGGAGGCCGGCCAGTTCGTGCAGGTACTCGAGCACCGGCAAGGCGTGCGCATCGCGTGCCCCGAAGAAATCGCGATGCGGATGAAGTACATCGAACCGCAGGCGGCGTACGAGCTCGGCAAGGCGCTCAGCAAGTCCGAGTACGGCAAATACATCATGCGGGTAGCCGACGAGTATCAAGCCGCCCTATAG
- a CDS encoding MDR family MFS transporter codes for MARTQRDHRTPVLFALILSMALVAMDTTIVATAIPQVVDDLGGFSQVGWVFSVYLLAQTVTIPIYGKLADLYGRKPILVIGVIVFLVGSLLSASAWNMVALIAFRALQGIGAGSIGATVNTVAGDLYSVQERGRIQGYLSSVWGIAAVVAPAIGGLFAQYASWRWIFLVNLPIGAIALFLIVRLLHEDVVRRKHRIDYAGAGLVLVSTGLLILGLLQGGTSWAWLSPASFVTFALAIVAGAAAIWVERHATEPMLPMWLWTKRVNVGSYAATLTAGLMVIGLSVYLPNWAQTVLGLSPVAAGFVLAVMSMTWPTASGLSARLYLRIGFRNTALIGSGFAIASGVVFTLMGPQAQVWQPIVGSALMGAGMGLIVAPLLVGLQSTVGWSQRGTITGGAMFSRFLGQSLGAAVFGAVTNTVLRQQHGQSQSAAMSASTHAVFIGLLLAAVATALILALVVPRHFPSIATTSQPNVEPAG; via the coding sequence GTGGCAAGAACGCAGCGTGATCACCGCACCCCGGTACTGTTCGCGCTGATCCTCTCCATGGCCCTGGTAGCCATGGACACCACGATCGTCGCCACCGCAATCCCCCAGGTCGTCGATGACCTCGGCGGGTTCTCGCAGGTCGGTTGGGTCTTCTCTGTCTATCTGCTGGCGCAGACCGTCACGATCCCGATCTACGGCAAGCTCGCGGACTTGTACGGACGCAAGCCGATTTTGGTCATCGGCGTCATCGTGTTCCTGGTCGGCTCGTTGCTCTCGGCCTCAGCATGGAACATGGTGGCGCTGATCGCCTTTCGCGCCCTGCAGGGGATCGGTGCGGGGTCCATCGGCGCAACGGTCAACACCGTCGCCGGCGACCTTTACAGTGTCCAGGAACGGGGCCGGATACAAGGCTATCTTTCCAGCGTGTGGGGCATCGCCGCCGTCGTGGCACCGGCGATCGGCGGCCTGTTCGCGCAGTATGCGTCGTGGCGCTGGATCTTCCTGGTCAATCTGCCCATCGGTGCGATCGCGCTATTCCTGATCGTGCGCCTGCTGCATGAGGACGTCGTGCGTCGTAAACACCGAATCGACTACGCCGGCGCCGGGCTGGTGTTGGTGTCCACGGGACTGCTGATCCTCGGGCTGCTACAAGGTGGTACGTCGTGGGCTTGGTTGTCACCGGCCAGTTTCGTGACCTTCGCGTTGGCCATCGTTGCCGGTGCGGCCGCGATCTGGGTCGAACGTCACGCGACCGAGCCGATGCTGCCGATGTGGCTGTGGACCAAGCGGGTCAACGTCGGCTCGTACGCCGCCACCCTCACCGCGGGGCTGATGGTGATCGGCCTGTCTGTCTACCTGCCCAACTGGGCCCAGACGGTGCTCGGACTGAGCCCGGTCGCCGCGGGATTCGTGCTGGCGGTGATGAGCATGACCTGGCCGACAGCGTCCGGACTGTCCGCGCGCCTCTACCTGCGGATCGGTTTTCGCAATACCGCGCTAATCGGGTCGGGGTTCGCGATCGCCTCGGGCGTGGTGTTCACCTTGATGGGCCCGCAGGCGCAGGTATGGCAACCGATCGTCGGCAGCGCGTTGATGGGAGCCGGCATGGGGCTGATCGTCGCCCCCTTGCTCGTCGGCCTCCAAAGCACCGTGGGCTGGTCGCAGCGTGGCACCATCACCGGCGGCGCCATGTTTTCTCGTTTCCTCGGGCAGAGCCTCGGAGCGGCCGTGTTCGGCGCCGTCACCAACACGGTCTTGCGCCAGCAGCACGGCCAGAGCCAGTCGGCTGCGATGAGCGCCTCGACGCATGCGGTGTTTATCGGGTTGTTGCTGGCCGCGGTGGCGACCGCGCTCATCCTGGCGCTCGTCGTTCCTCGACACTTTCCCAGCATCGCCACCACGAGTCAGCCGAACGTCGAACCCGCTGGCTGA
- a CDS encoding YajQ family cyclic di-GMP-binding protein, giving the protein MADPSFDVVSKVDRQEVDNALNQAAKELSQRFDFRGTNTRIDWAGDNAIALSSDTDERILAGLEVFKEKLIKRGISLKALDAGEPASSGKGYKLSATILEGIESDKAKQISKTIRDAGLKGVQAQIQGDQLRVSAKKKDSLQEVISMLKGEDFGIALQFTNYR; this is encoded by the coding sequence ATGGCAGACCCATCGTTCGACGTCGTGAGCAAGGTCGACCGCCAAGAGGTGGATAACGCGCTAAACCAGGCAGCGAAGGAACTTTCGCAGCGTTTCGACTTCCGCGGGACGAACACCCGGATCGACTGGGCCGGCGACAACGCAATCGCTCTGTCCTCCGACACCGACGAGCGCATCCTCGCCGGCCTGGAGGTCTTCAAAGAAAAACTCATCAAACGTGGAATCAGTCTCAAGGCACTCGATGCTGGAGAGCCCGCTTCCTCCGGCAAGGGATACAAGCTGTCGGCGACGATTCTCGAGGGCATCGAGTCGGACAAGGCCAAGCAGATTTCCAAGACGATCCGCGACGCGGGACTCAAAGGCGTACAGGCGCAGATCCAGGGCGACCAACTGCGCGTGTCTGCCAAGAAGAAAGACTCGCTACAAGAGGTCATCTCGATGCTGAAGGGCGAGGACTTCGGGATCGCCCTTCAGTTCACCAACTACCGCTAG